The following proteins are co-located in the Leptospira weilii genome:
- the mnmA gene encoding tRNA 2-thiouridine(34) synthase MnmA — protein sequence MSKGKIIVAMSGGVDSAVTAGLLMEEGYEVIGVNLRTWEYEAPACDTTKKSCCSPEDIRDARDVGLSLKIPFYVVKMEKVFQEKVIDRFIDDYRHGKTPNPCVECNTFVKFGALFEKAKALGIDKIATGHYARIVRNGERYAIANGIDVGKNQAYYLYGLSQENLKNVTFPLGGMTKPEVREIARRMGLSVANKAESQEICFIPENDYRKFLKKKNVEFTPGFFKLRDGRIIGKHNGRENFTIGQRKGLGIAWKNPLYVIAIEDDGSVILGEENETYTESFSVIDANYQGFAPLGEGESIECRVQVRYRHTPIRCRITKMNEDLVVNPLEEVRGVTPGQSAVFYPLDSDYLLLGGIIRKGSVRMRVAKEEPAVAF from the coding sequence ATGAGTAAAGGAAAAATCATAGTAGCGATGAGTGGGGGAGTGGATAGCGCAGTGACGGCGGGACTACTCATGGAAGAAGGCTACGAAGTTATCGGGGTTAATCTCAGAACCTGGGAATATGAGGCCCCTGCTTGCGATACCACTAAAAAATCTTGTTGTTCTCCCGAAGACATCCGCGACGCCAGAGACGTGGGTCTTTCCTTAAAGATTCCTTTTTACGTAGTAAAGATGGAAAAGGTATTTCAAGAAAAGGTGATCGATCGTTTTATCGACGATTACCGACATGGAAAAACTCCGAACCCATGTGTAGAATGTAATACTTTCGTGAAATTCGGGGCGCTTTTTGAAAAAGCAAAGGCTCTCGGAATCGACAAGATCGCCACCGGTCATTACGCCAGGATTGTGCGTAACGGAGAACGTTATGCGATCGCAAATGGGATCGATGTCGGAAAAAATCAGGCTTATTATCTATACGGGCTTTCTCAAGAGAATCTCAAAAATGTAACTTTCCCTCTCGGAGGGATGACGAAACCGGAAGTCAGAGAGATTGCAAGGAGAATGGGGCTTTCGGTTGCTAATAAAGCCGAGTCTCAGGAAATCTGTTTTATTCCGGAGAACGATTACAGAAAATTTTTGAAAAAGAAAAATGTGGAATTCACTCCTGGTTTTTTCAAACTCCGGGACGGTCGTATCATCGGCAAACACAATGGTCGGGAAAATTTCACGATCGGTCAAAGAAAAGGGCTCGGGATCGCTTGGAAAAATCCTCTGTATGTGATTGCGATCGAAGACGACGGTTCCGTAATATTAGGAGAAGAGAATGAAACCTACACGGAATCTTTCTCAGTGATCGATGCAAATTATCAAGGTTTTGCACCGCTCGGCGAGGGAGAATCGATTGAATGTAGGGTTCAGGTTCGTTACAGACATACTCCGATTCGTTGTAGAATCACGAAAATGAACGAAGATCTTGTTGTAAATCCTCTGGAAGAAGTTCGTGGAGTGACTCCGGGGCAGTCCGCAGTGTTTTATCCGTTGGATTCCGATTATTTACTGTTAGGCGGAATCATTCGCAAGGGAAGTGTAAGGATGCGGGTTGCCAAAGAGGAACCAGCGGTCGCTTTTTGA
- a CDS encoding alpha-hydroxy-acid oxidizing protein has protein sequence MSLSHKIAGKTILIVGGGLLQVPIIQTARMMKLTTVVADMNADAPGMKICDIPMVMSTKDIEGMVRESKKLATTIKIDGVITAGTDASMTVAAVANALDLPGIRYVDAEAASNKVKMRERLKKAGIPLPGFAPVWSFSDTREALEFLKFPLVMKPADNMGARGVIKVENREELQAAFKHAKKYSPTGEMILEEYMPGPEVSVDALAWNGNFVITGIADRIIEREPFFIEMGHNMPSVLSSSVLKEVEDVMFRSMKVLGITLGAGKGDIKVTPDGVKVGEIAARLSGGFMSAFTFPLSSGINLNRAAILIALGEEPDNLTPTAQRVSIERCLLAPRGKLLAIDGIEEARKIEGVNDLFLMNKIGDIIHEPTNNIEKTGHVIISADTLEQAESVFEKVKNTIRFTCDELYSVSEKEIQQNARLRFGKEVCWVCKVCDGTDCASGVPGMGGLGKMLTFQDNINALREYSILPKYIREHIQAVVETSFLGKTIKTPVMAAPMTGAVTNMNGAMDEFTFAATLLEGCRTSGTLAWLGDGASPEKYLIMLEAVRKTKADAILICKPREDEGLLEERFRESENSGLFAIGMDVDAVNFKTMTSKNISSVTRNVSRLGKIRSFTKLPFIVKGIMTPQDAQFAIDAGADCIVVSNHGGRVLDDMPGTARVLPGIRKVIGDKVQITVDGGVRSGMDVFKMIALGADAVLVGRPMAIFAIGGGVAGIRFLISQYTENLLQSMNVTGVETLKEIGMELLFRKKMDEENSMSE, from the coding sequence TTGTCTCTGAGTCATAAAATCGCAGGAAAGACGATATTAATCGTGGGTGGGGGGCTTCTACAAGTTCCGATTATCCAAACCGCGAGAATGATGAAGCTGACAACGGTCGTCGCCGACATGAACGCAGACGCTCCCGGAATGAAAATCTGCGATATCCCCATGGTGATGAGCACTAAGGATATCGAGGGAATGGTGCGGGAATCCAAAAAGCTCGCGACGACAATCAAGATAGACGGAGTGATCACAGCGGGAACCGACGCGAGTATGACTGTGGCTGCGGTTGCAAATGCCCTTGATCTTCCCGGAATCCGTTACGTGGACGCGGAGGCCGCTTCCAATAAGGTGAAGATGCGCGAGCGTTTGAAAAAAGCGGGAATTCCTCTTCCCGGTTTTGCGCCTGTTTGGAGCTTTTCCGATACGAGAGAAGCATTAGAATTTTTGAAATTTCCTCTTGTGATGAAACCGGCGGATAATATGGGCGCGCGCGGTGTCATCAAGGTGGAAAATAGGGAAGAATTACAGGCTGCATTCAAACACGCGAAAAAATATTCTCCCACGGGAGAAATGATTCTCGAAGAGTACATGCCCGGTCCTGAAGTTTCCGTGGATGCTCTCGCTTGGAACGGGAATTTCGTGATCACCGGAATCGCGGATCGAATCATAGAAAGAGAACCTTTCTTTATCGAGATGGGACACAATATGCCTTCCGTTTTAAGTTCATCCGTTTTGAAAGAAGTGGAAGACGTAATGTTCCGAAGTATGAAGGTTCTCGGGATTACTCTAGGTGCCGGAAAGGGAGATATCAAAGTTACTCCCGACGGAGTCAAAGTAGGAGAGATTGCCGCGAGATTGTCCGGCGGTTTTATGTCCGCGTTCACTTTTCCTCTTTCTTCCGGAATCAATCTGAACCGCGCAGCGATTCTGATCGCATTGGGGGAGGAGCCGGATAATCTTACTCCCACGGCGCAAAGAGTTTCGATCGAACGTTGTCTTTTGGCTCCGAGAGGAAAACTTCTTGCGATCGACGGAATCGAAGAGGCTCGTAAGATCGAAGGAGTCAATGATCTGTTCCTCATGAATAAGATCGGAGATATCATTCATGAACCTACGAATAACATCGAAAAAACGGGGCACGTTATCATCAGTGCCGATACTTTGGAGCAAGCCGAATCCGTTTTTGAAAAGGTAAAGAATACGATCCGATTTACCTGCGACGAGCTCTATTCCGTGTCCGAAAAAGAAATCCAGCAGAATGCGAGACTGCGTTTTGGAAAAGAGGTTTGTTGGGTTTGTAAGGTCTGCGATGGAACCGATTGCGCTTCCGGAGTTCCGGGTATGGGCGGCTTGGGAAAAATGCTTACGTTCCAAGATAATATCAATGCGCTGCGAGAGTATTCGATTCTTCCTAAATATATCCGGGAACATATTCAAGCTGTCGTTGAAACTAGTTTCCTAGGAAAGACAATTAAAACTCCGGTGATGGCCGCGCCAATGACTGGAGCCGTTACGAATATGAACGGGGCCATGGACGAATTCACCTTTGCGGCCACGTTGCTGGAAGGATGTCGGACGTCGGGTACCTTAGCGTGGTTAGGCGACGGCGCAAGTCCGGAAAAGTATTTAATCATGCTCGAAGCTGTCCGTAAAACGAAAGCGGATGCGATTCTGATTTGTAAACCTAGAGAAGACGAAGGGCTTTTGGAAGAAAGATTTAGAGAATCGGAAAATTCCGGTCTCTTTGCGATCGGTATGGATGTGGACGCGGTCAACTTTAAGACCATGACGTCGAAAAATATTTCTTCGGTCACTCGGAATGTCTCCAGACTCGGAAAGATTCGTTCTTTTACAAAATTACCTTTTATTGTCAAAGGTATTATGACTCCACAGGACGCACAATTTGCGATCGATGCGGGTGCGGATTGTATCGTCGTATCCAATCACGGCGGAAGGGTTTTGGACGACATGCCTGGAACCGCCAGAGTTCTTCCCGGAATTCGAAAGGTGATAGGCGATAAAGTTCAGATTACAGTTGATGGAGGAGTGCGGAGTGGAATGGATGTTTTTAAGATGATCGCGCTCGGTGCGGATGCTGTTCTTGTGGGAAGACCGATGGCAATTTTTGCGATCGGAGGAGGAGTTGCGGGGATTCGGTTTTTGATCTCCCAATATACGGAAAATCTTTTGCAATCGATGAACGTTACCGGAGTCGAAACGTTGAAAGAAATCGGAATGGAACTTCTCTTTCGAAAAAAAATGGACGAAGAAAATTCCATGTCTGAATAA
- a CDS encoding PilZ domain-containing protein: MDKLINDPEGIHKILQSLFTRLPVVILSNNRPLPVRVVGLKDSFRIVVTLPPGTPTEQNRKLFLIHNNHRFAAFCTVELHNPANGVELLFTSAIQVTIAQRTEKRIHVDASSGFQITLTNIINQYKVRKAIGFADKKIDEIVKKHAKLLKETYPLSNIFFSDKMDNRLRLMYNFDQPIYILDRYAKSDGSGGFQFLPFSEYQKLIAVNTLESGIISEISIMIRYKGYTPLGYVQILSEKELNANDFNSANITANAISKEIIASGFFQESKEKCNVDNISMQGVGFFHHQSIFFSRSFAVGETILFDISFSPESKGTFRAVIRNITNTDKMFRIGCEFFNLNEREENMIQAYIDSKDNSKENQS; encoded by the coding sequence ATGGATAAGCTCATCAATGACCCGGAAGGGATTCACAAAATTCTACAATCTCTTTTTACTCGGCTTCCGGTGGTTATTCTCTCCAATAATCGCCCTCTTCCGGTAAGGGTAGTGGGTTTGAAAGATTCATTTCGAATTGTCGTAACACTTCCTCCCGGAACTCCGACGGAACAAAATCGTAAATTGTTTCTGATCCATAATAATCATAGGTTTGCGGCCTTTTGCACGGTCGAGCTTCACAATCCGGCGAACGGAGTCGAGCTTCTGTTTACGAGTGCGATCCAAGTCACGATTGCACAGAGAACCGAAAAAAGGATTCACGTAGATGCTTCTTCTGGATTTCAAATCACACTTACGAATATCATCAATCAATACAAAGTCAGAAAGGCGATCGGATTTGCGGATAAAAAGATAGACGAGATCGTCAAAAAACACGCGAAACTCTTAAAAGAAACGTATCCTCTTTCCAATATCTTTTTTTCGGATAAAATGGATAACAGGCTGAGACTAATGTATAATTTTGATCAACCGATTTATATTTTAGATCGTTATGCTAAATCGGATGGGAGCGGCGGATTCCAATTTCTTCCGTTTTCGGAATATCAAAAACTGATCGCCGTCAACACTTTAGAATCCGGAATCATTTCCGAAATTTCTATTATGATTCGTTACAAAGGATATACTCCTCTCGGTTACGTTCAGATTCTTTCCGAAAAAGAACTGAACGCAAACGATTTCAATTCCGCTAATATTACGGCAAACGCGATTTCCAAAGAAATCATCGCTTCCGGTTTTTTCCAGGAATCCAAGGAAAAATGTAATGTGGATAATATCTCCATGCAAGGGGTCGGTTTTTTTCATCATCAATCCATTTTCTTTTCCAGGAGTTTCGCAGTGGGGGAAACGATCCTGTTTGATATCAGTTTTTCCCCCGAAAGTAAGGGAACGTTTCGCGCCGTGATCCGAAATATCACCAACACGGATAAAATGTTCCGAATCGGTTGTGAATTTTTTAACTTGAACGAAAGGGAAGAAAATATGATTCAAGCCTATATCGATTCTAAAGATAATTCCAAGGAAAACCAAAGCTGA
- a CDS encoding pseudouridine synthase has product MINRPVSSKEPETLWEQFQIFISKEEAGIRLDHFLSKKFTYHSRTVWQKEINEGRISVSGKKVKSGILLREGNTVVYQPVGRKEPPIRTDYEVLYEDEFFVAVNKPGDLPVHPAGKYRKGNLLTLLKESGKFENLFTVHRLDRETSGVVLFAKDSKTASLLSGFFSSGKIRKYYITKVYGDFPRRKIAYGVLKSDFSSRIRKKRKFVILKSNFLKRNKKYLLESLSSSGEEFCLTIFQKIESDFIKTKFQEIESDVGELKVRSRKKKLNFESLQTQNEKTEGSKVRSIHPKRESETYSFVLCKPITGRMHQIRAVLYGLGFPVLGDKLYGRDEEVFLEFIEGKKPDLTERLGMERQALHAYAIRFNHPITNRKMKIVASVPKDFW; this is encoded by the coding sequence TTGATCAATCGTCCTGTTTCATCTAAGGAACCGGAAACTTTATGGGAGCAATTTCAAATCTTTATTTCCAAAGAGGAAGCGGGAATCAGGCTCGATCATTTCCTTTCCAAAAAGTTCACATATCATTCGAGAACCGTTTGGCAAAAGGAAATCAACGAAGGGCGAATTTCGGTTTCCGGTAAAAAAGTAAAATCAGGAATTCTTCTCAGAGAAGGAAATACCGTCGTTTATCAACCGGTTGGAAGAAAAGAGCCGCCCATTCGGACGGATTACGAGGTACTTTATGAAGACGAGTTTTTTGTGGCGGTGAATAAACCGGGAGATCTGCCGGTTCATCCCGCTGGAAAATATCGAAAAGGAAACTTGCTTACACTTCTTAAGGAGTCCGGAAAGTTCGAAAATTTATTTACGGTTCATAGGTTGGATAGGGAAACTTCGGGTGTGGTTTTGTTTGCGAAGGATTCCAAGACAGCTTCTCTTTTATCCGGATTTTTTAGTTCTGGAAAAATTCGAAAATACTATATTACGAAAGTATATGGTGATTTTCCGAGAAGGAAAATCGCGTACGGCGTTTTAAAATCCGATTTTTCCTCTAGAATACGGAAAAAAAGAAAATTTGTCATTTTAAAATCTAATTTTTTAAAAAGAAATAAAAAATACCTCTTGGAAAGTCTCTCCTCATCCGGGGAAGAGTTTTGCCTTACAATCTTTCAAAAAATTGAATCTGATTTTATTAAGACGAAGTTTCAAGAAATCGAATCGGATGTTGGAGAATTGAAAGTTCGATCTCGGAAGAAGAAATTGAATTTTGAAAGTTTACAAACTCAAAACGAAAAAACCGAGGGATCGAAAGTTCGATCGATCCATCCGAAGCGAGAGTCGGAAACCTACTCTTTCGTTTTATGCAAACCGATTACGGGACGTATGCATCAGATTCGGGCCGTACTTTACGGTTTGGGCTTTCCTGTTTTGGGAGATAAACTTTACGGTAGGGACGAGGAAGTTTTTCTCGAATTCATCGAGGGAAAAAAACCGGATCTTACGGAAAGATTGGGAATGGAAAGACAGGCATTACACGCATACGCGATTCGTTTCAATCATCCGATCACAAATCGGAAGATGAAGATCGTAGCCTCCGTTCCAAAGGATTTTTGGTGA
- the nhaC gene encoding Na+/H+ antiporter NhaC: MKTTESEPGLFESFIPVIVLVMGLGYAGVVFGNGTVDGPAQMLLILSGTVASLLGIRLGVKWEFLEERILESLKNVLKPVLILLLIGSLIGVWVWSGIVPSMIVWGLKLLKPSFFLITACLLSSVVSLITGSSWSTVGTVGVALMGIGTTLDVSPGIAAGAVVSGAYFGDKLSPFSETTNLASSIAGTPLFTHIQHMLYTTLPAFCIAILFFTWMGFDYSGSEGGDQKVSEVIHLLERSFRIHPILLFPPVLTFVLIYFKVPAIPSILAGILSGVLSGIFLQHSDLDFPEVYRQVLNAASKGNMANTGNSLTDALLTKGGMASMLPTVWLIFSAMFFAGAMEGAGLIQEITKGILKYANTDRSLLIGTILTSISANLLSSDQYLSILVPGKMFKKSYEERGLDSKNLSRALEDSGTMTSALVPWNTCGSFMAAALGVPVVVFLPYAVLNLSSPFISLICAWTGWTIRKKK; this comes from the coding sequence GTGAAAACGACGGAGTCGGAGCCCGGGTTATTTGAGTCTTTCATTCCGGTAATTGTTCTCGTGATGGGACTCGGTTACGCGGGAGTTGTATTTGGTAACGGGACCGTGGACGGACCTGCGCAGATGCTTTTGATCCTTTCGGGAACGGTCGCCAGTTTGCTTGGAATTCGTCTTGGAGTGAAATGGGAATTTTTGGAAGAACGAATTCTAGAATCTTTGAAGAACGTTTTAAAACCAGTACTCATTCTTTTATTGATCGGTTCCTTGATAGGAGTCTGGGTCTGGTCTGGAATCGTTCCGTCCATGATCGTATGGGGATTGAAACTTCTCAAACCTTCCTTTTTTTTAATAACCGCCTGTCTTTTATCTTCCGTCGTTTCCTTGATTACTGGAAGCTCCTGGTCCACCGTTGGAACTGTGGGAGTCGCTCTCATGGGAATTGGTACCACGTTAGATGTTTCCCCCGGAATTGCGGCGGGTGCGGTCGTATCCGGCGCTTACTTCGGCGATAAACTTTCTCCGTTTTCGGAGACTACCAACCTTGCGTCTTCGATAGCTGGAACACCGCTTTTTACGCATATTCAGCATATGTTATATACTACTTTACCGGCTTTTTGTATTGCGATCTTATTTTTCACTTGGATGGGCTTTGATTATTCCGGATCGGAAGGCGGAGATCAGAAGGTAAGCGAGGTAATTCATCTACTTGAAAGATCGTTTCGAATCCATCCAATTTTGTTGTTTCCCCCTGTTTTGACATTCGTATTAATTTATTTTAAAGTTCCAGCTATTCCTTCCATTCTCGCAGGAATTCTATCGGGAGTTTTGTCCGGAATTTTTCTGCAGCATTCGGATTTGGATTTCCCGGAAGTTTACAGACAGGTTTTAAACGCGGCTTCCAAAGGGAACATGGCGAATACCGGAAATTCCCTTACGGATGCGTTACTTACGAAAGGAGGAATGGCTTCCATGCTTCCGACGGTTTGGTTGATTTTTTCTGCGATGTTTTTTGCGGGCGCTATGGAAGGAGCCGGGTTGATTCAGGAAATCACTAAAGGAATATTAAAATATGCGAATACAGATCGATCTCTTTTGATTGGAACGATACTTACGAGTATCTCCGCGAATTTACTCTCTTCCGACCAATATCTTTCGATTTTGGTTCCAGGTAAAATGTTTAAGAAGTCTTACGAGGAACGAGGTCTTGACTCTAAAAATCTTTCGAGAGCATTGGAAGATTCCGGTACGATGACCTCCGCCTTGGTGCCTTGGAACACCTGCGGTTCTTTTATGGCGGCTGCACTCGGAGTTCCGGTAGTCGTATTTCTTCCTTATGCGGTTTTGAATCTAAGCAGTCCTTTTATCTCTTTGATTTGCGCTTGGACCGGATGGACGATCCGGAAAAAGAAATAA
- a CDS encoding periplasmic-type flagellar collar protein FlbB, which translates to MASLSDKARATYLVLLILFLLGIGFFVFDYFQIINAAELLPFLRKEPALVNQDNESPTELQKLEFAKAQERFAEELDELENRKAELLAEKAKLEAEMEKLEEMRQGLITKEKEMKSADSEKNSRQKLVKVLADKVGNMPPESAVGMLANWPDGDIIDVFIQMDKDAEDDGRPTITTYLLTLFPADRRAMITNKWLSRSSGIKTPGIPDDAVEANP; encoded by the coding sequence ATGGCATCTTTAAGCGACAAGGCAAGAGCTACGTATCTCGTTCTTCTCATCCTATTCTTGTTGGGAATCGGCTTTTTTGTTTTTGACTATTTCCAAATCATCAACGCTGCGGAACTTCTTCCCTTTCTTCGCAAAGAACCCGCTCTCGTTAACCAAGACAACGAATCTCCGACGGAACTCCAAAAATTGGAATTCGCCAAAGCTCAGGAAAGATTTGCGGAAGAATTAGACGAGTTGGAAAATAGAAAGGCGGAACTTCTGGCCGAAAAAGCAAAGCTCGAAGCGGAAATGGAAAAACTTGAGGAAATGCGTCAGGGCCTCATCACGAAAGAAAAAGAGATGAAATCGGCCGACTCGGAAAAAAATAGTCGTCAAAAACTCGTAAAGGTTCTCGCGGACAAAGTAGGAAATATGCCCCCCGAATCGGCGGTCGGTATGCTCGCAAACTGGCCTGATGGAGATATCATCGACGTTTTTATTCAGATGGACAAAGACGCGGAAGACGACGGAAGACCGACGATTACTACTTATCTCCTAACTCTCTTTCCCGCGGATAGACGCGCAATGATTACAAATAAATGGCTCAGTAGGTCGAGCGGAATCAAAACCCCCGGCATCCCCGATGACGCTGTAGAGGCCAATCCATAA
- the fliJ gene encoding flagellar export protein FliJ: MKRFQFNLEPVLNLRKKKEDEKLKSFSLVAGEINQIRNSIRENERQIEFLTGGSLRGASLRDYQLHQGYIRSLITQNENLESDIEDKKPELDAKRAELILAQKDRKILEILKENQYKAYKKSYFKREKFELEEHYNQLKSIQWRKNYESSEPEPAPRIFTYDTGSRTESDDPGASEIKKLYDRYKK, from the coding sequence TTGAAACGATTTCAATTCAATCTGGAACCCGTTTTAAATCTTCGTAAAAAAAAAGAAGACGAGAAACTTAAAAGCTTCTCCCTCGTCGCGGGAGAAATCAATCAGATCCGCAATTCCATTCGAGAGAACGAAAGACAGATAGAGTTTCTAACCGGAGGTTCTCTCCGCGGAGCTTCTTTAAGAGATTACCAACTTCATCAGGGTTATATCCGTTCTCTCATCACCCAAAACGAAAACTTGGAATCCGATATAGAAGATAAAAAACCGGAACTCGACGCAAAAAGAGCCGAGTTGATTCTCGCTCAAAAAGATCGTAAGATTTTGGAAATCCTCAAAGAGAACCAATACAAGGCTTACAAAAAGTCATACTTCAAAAGAGAAAAGTTCGAACTCGAAGAACATTACAATCAGCTTAAATCCATCCAATGGAGAAAAAATTATGAATCCTCTGAACCTGAACCGGCTCCGAGAATCTTTACGTACGATACGGGCTCAAGAACCGAATCCGACGACCCAGGAGCTTCAGAAATCAAAAAACTCTACGACAGATACAAAAAGTGA
- the fliI gene encoding flagellar protein export ATPase FliI translates to MIEKKFHEKIDVMSKYFLIMDRTETIRKSGKVIRVSGNVIYSEGPPDSKIGELMDVQKSGKEGYLQCEIVGFEGHVYTLMPLGPIEGIYPEAFVFSSGRKLAIPVGKELLGRVLNGVGRPIDKKGHIITKEERGPDNDVPNPLDRPIIRDVLMTGVRAIDGILTIGRGQRVGIFSGSGVGKSSLLGMIARYTNADINVIALVGERGREVNEFIEIDLGKEGLQKSVVLAATSDAPKMEQVNCALLATSIAEYFRDQGKHVNLMMDSLTRFAQANREISASNHEPPITRGFSSSVFSKLAKLVERSGTSKSGGTITGFYTVLTEADEMEDPIADAVRGYIDGHIILNRKLAEKNHYPAVDIPASLSRVMARIAPENQNLRAGMIRELISVYNSAEELIRLNAYVSGSDPKVDLAIRKKDKIDRYLKQKIQERSTYSQAVQGLKEILEDEQEQEEF, encoded by the coding sequence ATGATTGAAAAGAAATTTCACGAAAAAATAGACGTGATGTCGAAATACTTCCTGATCATGGATCGCACCGAAACGATCCGAAAATCCGGAAAGGTAATTCGAGTTTCCGGAAATGTTATTTATTCGGAAGGACCTCCCGATTCTAAAATCGGAGAACTCATGGACGTTCAGAAAAGCGGGAAAGAAGGTTATCTACAGTGTGAGATTGTAGGCTTTGAAGGTCACGTTTATACCCTGATGCCTCTCGGTCCCATCGAAGGAATTTATCCGGAAGCATTCGTTTTTTCGTCCGGAAGAAAACTCGCAATCCCCGTCGGTAAAGAACTTCTTGGAAGAGTTTTAAACGGGGTCGGAAGACCGATCGATAAAAAAGGTCATATCATCACAAAAGAAGAACGCGGACCCGATAACGACGTTCCAAATCCTCTGGATCGCCCCATCATTCGGGATGTTCTCATGACCGGGGTTCGGGCAATCGACGGGATCCTTACCATAGGAAGGGGGCAACGTGTCGGGATCTTTTCCGGTTCCGGCGTCGGTAAATCCAGTCTCCTCGGTATGATCGCGCGTTATACGAACGCGGACATAAACGTCATCGCTCTCGTAGGAGAAAGGGGCCGAGAAGTAAACGAATTTATAGAGATCGACCTCGGAAAAGAAGGTCTTCAAAAATCCGTTGTTCTCGCCGCCACCTCGGACGCTCCCAAAATGGAACAGGTTAACTGCGCTTTGCTAGCCACTTCCATCGCGGAATACTTTCGAGACCAAGGAAAACATGTAAACTTAATGATGGATTCCTTAACTAGATTTGCTCAAGCCAACCGTGAAATCTCCGCTTCCAACCACGAACCTCCGATCACGAGAGGTTTCAGTTCATCCGTTTTTTCTAAATTAGCAAAACTTGTAGAACGTTCCGGAACCTCCAAGTCCGGCGGAACGATCACGGGATTTTATACTGTTCTCACCGAAGCGGACGAAATGGAGGATCCGATCGCGGATGCCGTTCGAGGTTATATAGACGGACATATCATCCTAAACAGAAAACTCGCGGAAAAAAACCATTATCCCGCGGTGGATATTCCCGCTTCCCTTTCGAGAGTGATGGCAAGAATCGCTCCGGAAAATCAGAATCTAAGAGCGGGGATGATCCGGGAACTCATCAGTGTTTATAATTCCGCGGAAGAATTGATCCGTTTGAACGCATACGTATCCGGTTCCGACCCTAAAGTCGACCTTGCGATTCGTAAAAAAGATAAGATTGATCGTTATCTGAAACAGAAAATTCAGGAACGAAGCACCTATTCTCAGGCGGTGCAAGGATTGAAAGAGATACTCGAAGACGAGCAGGAACAAGAGGAGTTCTAA
- the fliH gene encoding flagellar assembly protein FliH produces the protein MAKLVFKPIQIADIKDQVELAIPDKYKKFHRDEDAEEFEVDQEGNIIEQYQGPSIEEIEAELSRYREENEEQVRKLLEDARRKSEEIEEEGRKRAFQMIQDSKEKVKLEEDTGKAKAEQILDRAKMEVERMIKEAEMKVAEIEHEAYLKGYDAGREVGFKKGQGEVRRLIDRLGTIVGKAIDIREEIIQASEKQMVEMILIIARKVIKDEIIERKEIVLNNIREALKRIKDRDRVDIRVNFADLELTTAHKDELIKLMESLRKVNIYEDSRVDRGGVIIETDVGAIDARISTQLKEIEEAIRNAEPI, from the coding sequence ATGGCCAAACTCGTCTTTAAACCCATACAAATCGCGGATATCAAAGATCAGGTAGAATTAGCAATTCCCGATAAATACAAAAAGTTCCACAGAGACGAAGACGCAGAAGAGTTCGAAGTAGATCAAGAAGGGAACATTATCGAACAGTATCAGGGACCTTCCATCGAAGAGATCGAAGCGGAACTGAGCCGTTACCGAGAAGAAAACGAGGAACAGGTTCGCAAACTCCTCGAAGACGCAAGAAGAAAGTCGGAAGAAATCGAGGAAGAAGGACGCAAACGCGCCTTCCAAATGATCCAAGATTCCAAAGAAAAAGTAAAGCTCGAAGAAGACACAGGCAAGGCCAAAGCGGAACAGATTCTAGACAGAGCCAAAATGGAAGTCGAGAGGATGATCAAGGAAGCCGAGATGAAAGTCGCGGAGATAGAACACGAGGCTTATTTAAAAGGTTATGACGCTGGACGGGAAGTCGGTTTTAAAAAGGGCCAGGGAGAAGTTAGACGTCTTATCGACCGTTTGGGAACCATCGTAGGTAAGGCGATCGACATCCGAGAAGAAATCATCCAAGCTTCGGAAAAGCAGATGGTGGAGATGATCCTCATCATCGCGCGTAAGGTGATCAAAGACGAGATCATCGAAAGAAAGGAAATCGTTCTCAACAATATTAGAGAAGCGTTAAAGAGAATCAAGGACAGGGATCGCGTGGACATTCGAGTCAATTTCGCGGACTTAGAACTTACCACCGCACACAAAGACGAACTCATCAAACTCATGGAATCTCTTCGCAAGGTCAATATCTACGAAGACTCTCGTGTGGATCGGGGCGGTGTTATCATCGAAACCGACGTGGGCGCGATCGACGCGAGAATTTCCACTCAGCTCAAGGAAATCGAAGAAGCGATCCGAAACGCGGAACCGATTTGA